A window from Sebastes fasciatus isolate fSebFas1 chromosome 22, fSebFas1.pri, whole genome shotgun sequence encodes these proteins:
- the LOC141761090 gene encoding uncharacterized protein LOC141761090, translated as MAEARSEEEEENMMRDSREPVVRRQPNSSGGRPDRRKPEHRHSQGPLSSIRAAIKRTSTRSTSLSESSRDRDRERDRDRDRDRDRDRDRRRPEITILSAEPLSSTSWFPGASGGFPPPPPPAAQIWGPTIPPSIQPPPSYEEVIREKTQEQVLLPPPSSCPSSSSSSSRPASTITIATQTDPGSAPDPLDSPARRPLRPPRPPYPPKPSHVDDIIAIAASQSTHASLDSVVPSGARTHCCDLLAELCSPLTTTSGAQTDQWDQSFAAVDVATPPASSSHAPSERPTPRPRSRLSAPTGSDVRVQTLVKLREDGLATLAAARGGTDADRGVSQGKYLQELLDAFSGDDWGFPDRRSDSGQSESEEEEDEEDMATLKARIQAFEQQVDDGSGGDGNNGDCVVAKRPEPRPRPRLQGQPAKSIPPTVAPKPKNFSHAPKPSSKVFWEDGGLTDSGSAEKTTDVNAQSATEPTASCSPKSAPALVPQPQKPSVSPKPQSAPEPLPSGTSAPVPAPRPPPPKLTPSVGETNPKPPPRPPVAPRASIGAPHQDKSATAGHATPSLPPRPSVEVGQTETQTGGDVTQDAANQTVKVGSVRPGVPTKPAALTSPRRASAPNLAPKPTVASPAPSDPNPVQSKPTAPPKPSGPTPGLKPSTPAPALAPALAPALAPALAPALAPALAPALAPSLAPSLAPALAPALAPALAPALVPAPAPAPALAPAPALPPAPSLAPAPALRKGPLIHTKPEPTGTANPDSSDPPLPPRPSNMKLLPLRPPPIKSIPGRPPPPAVSSSANQTPPPSKTSPAPSVPPASQSSPPQTTSPVPADQVQLQRAPKRGPPLPPRPKPGHPLYNSYVKQEVLIVLDDPSPSEHQSGEGRSQTAVINPSQCLLDLDTQPEPAQDQDSQSKPGLEGLSLSDSQSILPVQPTEQKEQPDPPPVSGPRCVALFDYEGEEEDELTFSQGDVIALLELMGEEWGRGQIHGRIGIFPLNFAEVVEPPSPGGKPAPAETTVTTGSTAPKTSPDRDPSEVKEWAEALFDFPGQTAEDLSFHKGALIQVTEHIDAEWKRGRLEGREGIYPAAFTQPCLAQPIPGQQSAVKGLAKFDFTAESEDELTLKVGDIVTQVEFVDEQWILGVVGGKRGIVPKNYISLL; from the exons ATGGCTGAAGCTCggtctgaggaagaggaggagaacatGATGAGGGACAGCCGGGAGCCAGTGGTCCGCCGGCAGCCCAACAGCTCCGGAG GTCGTCCTGACAGACGTAAACCGGAGCATCGTCACAG ccagGGTCCTCTCTCGTCCATCAGAGCAGCCATCAAGAGAA CCTCCACCAGGTCAACGTCTCTCTCTGAGTCgtccagagacagagacagagagcgagacagggacagggacagggacagggacagagacagagacaggag GCGACCGGAGATCACCATCCTGTCTGCGGAGCCGCTGTCCTCCACGTCCTGGTTCCCCGGAGCCTCTGGAGGATTcccacctccccctcctcctgctgcaCAGATCTGGGGACCCACAATCCCTCCGTCCATACAG cctcctcCGTCCTACGAGGAGGTGATCAGGGAGAAGACACAGGAGCAggttctccttcctcctccttcctcctgcccctcctcatcctcctcatcatcacgtCCAGCTTCTACAATAACCATCGCGACCCAGACCGACCCGGGATCCGCCCCCGACCCCCTGGACTCTCCGG cgaGAAGACCATTGAGACCGCCGCGGCCGCCTTACCCTCCCAAACCGTCTCACGTTGATGACATCATCGCCATCGCAGCCAGCCAATCAACACACGCCTCCCTTGACAGCGTGGTACCAAGCGGCGCCCGCACACACTGCTGCGACCTCCTCGCTGAGCTCTGCTCGCCTTTGACCACGACCTCCGGTGCTCAAACTGACCAATGGGATCAGTCTTTTGCTGCCGTTGACGTGGCAACTCCTCCCGCCTCTTCCTCTCACGCCCCGTCGGAGCGCCCCACGCCACGCCCCCGCTCCAGGCTCAGCGCGCCAACCGGCAGCGACGTCAGAGTCCAGACTTTGGTGAAACTGCGCGAGGACGGTTTGGCGACGCTAGCTGCCGCCCGCGGGGGAACCGACGCCGACCGGGGAGTGAGTCAGGGGAAGTACCTTCAGGAGCTGCTCGACGCCTTCAGCGGGGACGACTGGGGCTTCCCTGATCGCCGCAGCGACAGCGGCCAATCAGagagcgaggaagaggaggacgaggaggacatGGCGACTCTGAAAGCGAGGATACAAGCCTTTGAGCAGCAGGTGGATGATGGGAGCGGCGGAGACGGGAACAACGGAGACTGTGTCGTCGCTAAGAGACCTGAACCCCGGCCACGCCCTCGTCTCCAGGGGCAACCAGCCAAATCCATCCCTCCCACCGTCGCCCCGAAACCCAAAAACTTTTCACATGCACCCAAACCGTCCAGCAAGGTATTCTGGGAGGACGGTGGCTTGACAGACTCGGGCAGCGCTGAGAAAACAACCGACGTGAACGCTCAATCTGCGACCGAACCGACAGCTTCCTGTTCCCCGAAATCTGCTCCAGCGTTGGTACCGCAGCCCCAAAAACCCTCCGTATCACCGAAACCACAGTCTGCACCAGAACCCCTCCCGTCCGGTACCTCGGCCCCCGTCCCGGCCCCCAGGCCCCCTCCGCCCAAACTCACCCCCTCCGTCGGTGAGACCAACCCCAAACCTCCGCCCAGACCTCCGGTCGCCCCCAGGGCCAGCATAGGGGCTCCGCACCAGGATAAGAGCGCCACGGCTGGGCACGCCACCCCAAGTCTGCCCCCGAGACCCTCTGTGGAGGTTGGACAAACCGAGACTCAGACCGGAGGTGATGTGACGCAGGACGCTGCAAACCAAACCG TGAAAGTAGGAAGTGTTCGTCCAGGCGTCCCGACCAAACCAGCAGCCCTGACCTCACCACGCAGAGCCAGCG CTCCAAATCTGGCCCCCAAACCCACTGTAGCCTCGCCAGCGCCTTCCGATCCAAACCCAGTCCAGTCCAAACCTACAGCTCCCCCCAAACCTTCAGGGCCAACCCCGGGCCTCAAACCCTCAACCCCAGCTCCGGCTTTGGCTCCGGCTTTGGCTCCGGCTTTGGCTCCGGCTTTGGCTCCGGCTTTGGCTCCGGCTTTGGCTCCGGCTTTGGCTCCGTCTTTGGCTCCGTCTTTGGCTCCGGCTTTGGCTCCTGCTTTGGCTCCGGCTTTGGCTCCAGCTTTGGTTCCGGCTCCGGCTCCGGCTCCGGCTTTGGCTCCGGCTCCAGCTTTGCCTCCGGCTCCGTCTTTGGCTCCGGCTCCGGCCCTGAGGAAGGGCCCCTTGATCCACACCAAACCAGAACCTACCGGCACTGCAAACCCAGACTCCTCGgaccctcctctccctccacg gcCTTCGAACATGAAGCTCCTCCCCCTCCGTCCTCCACCAATCAAATCCATCCCCGGGCGGCCGCCGCCTCCAGCCGTCAGCTCCTCAGCCAACCAGACTCCTCCTCCGTCCAAAactagccccgccccctccgtCCCCCCAGCCAGCCAGTCTTCGCCTCCACAAACCACTTCTCCCGTACCAGCCGATCAGGTGCAGCTTCAACGGGCGCCAAAGAGAGGACCGCCTCTGCCCCCCCGCCCAAAACCTGGACACCCGCTCTATAACAGCTACGtg AAACAGGAAGTCCTGATCGTCCTGGACGACCCGAGTCCCTCAGAGCACCAATCAGGTGAAGGGAGGAGTCAAACCGCCGTCATCAACCCGTCACAGTGTCTCCTGGACCTGGACACCCAACCAGAGCCTGCCCAAGATCAGGACAGCCAATCAAAACCCGGCCTGGAGGGCCTCAGCCTGTCAGACTCCCAG TCCATTCTTCCGGTGCAGCCCACTGAGCAGAAAGAACAACCCGACCCTCCTCCTGTCAG cggtCCTCGGTGCGTCGCCTTGTTCGACTACGAGggcgaggaggaagacgagCTCACCTTCTCCCAGGGTGATGTCATCGCCCTCCTGGAGCTCATGGGGGAGGAGTGGGGGCGGGGCCAGATCCACGGGCGAATCGGGATATTCCCCCTGAACTTCGCCGAGGTGGTGGAGCCGCCCTCGCCGGGGGGAAAACCAGCGCCAGCAGAGACCACGGTGACAACAGGAAGTACCG CACCAAAAACGTCACCGGACCGCGACCCCTCAGAG gtgaaGGAGTGGGCTGAGGCTCTGTTTGACTTCCCCGGTCAGACTGCAGAGGACCTGTCCTTCCACAAGGGGGCGCTCATCCAGGTGACGGAGCACATTGACGCTGAGTGGAAGAGAGGACGactggaggggagggagggcaTCTACCCGGCTGCCTTCACACAGCCCTGCCTCG CTCAGCCAATCCCAGGCCAGCAGTCAGCGGTTAAAGGATTGGCCAAGTTTGACTTCACAGCAGAGAGCGAGGATGAGCTCACGTTAAAG GTCGGTGACATCGTAACACAGGTGGAGTTTGTGGATGAGCAGTGGATTCTGGGAGTTGTGGGCGGGAAGCGTGGGATTGTTCCGAAAAACTACATTTCACTTCTCTGA